Genomic segment of Esox lucius isolate fEsoLuc1 chromosome 15, fEsoLuc1.pri, whole genome shotgun sequence:
AGTCACATTTCATGTGGGGTCAGAAAGAGTTCAGCTTGGTGAGGTAATGCCTTATGTGTTGCATTAGGAAAACATTGACAGGGCCACgtataaacaaaaataacttcATAGTATGACTTGTAAACGTTATGGTAAACATTTGACAAAATTGAGTATTGTTTGATATTGTCTGAACAATAATTAAACAATAACCCCCTATAAAATTTGATTAATTTGATATAAAATAACCAGAATTAAAATACATGAGTTAAATTCTAAAGTATCCATTTATTGACTTTAAGCTACTGCATGTAAGAGATGAGGTAACGAACGATTGATTGTGTTTATGACCCTTAAGAAAGTCTTAAATCAGCTTTCTATACATTAGCTGCACCAATTTGCATAATCTCAAACACCATAGAGGGTCAAATCAGACCAAAATTACAAACCAGATTAGGTATGTTATTTGTTCCTGTGGTTTAGCTGTGATTGTTTCAACAGACAGTATTTAGGGTCACTAAGGGGATTTAATCCCCGACTTGATCAGTGACCTTTTCAAAGGAATTAAATCAACAAAACACTTCTTCATATTTAGCTGCACGCCAGGCTACAAGTCTACTTTTAAGCAAATATTGGTGTAGGGAAGAGGACGGATAGTGCGAGGGTAAatattggtgtctgttttgtaatGGGAGTTTTGGAGTTTGTTACAGTAGGTGCACTTTTAGGATATGACACGGAGTGGATCTTTAGCCTCGTGATTGTCTCAGTAGTGTTTTCCTTGAAATGGATCCGCTGCCCCCTAATGAATCCAAACGCAGCTGGCCATGTCCCACACGAACACCGAGAGCTTTAACCCTAAACTGACCTCAATTTGACACCACCAGATGAAATGTTACCGCCTGTTAATGCCATCTTCGGCAAGGGCAACGGATCCACATGTTGACGGAGTTTCGCGTCTTATTGAACTCCGATTTTTTTCACATGTAATCTCCGATTTTTTTCACACAACGAGAAATTTACTTTTTGGAAAATAATGCAAAACATAATGGGTACTTGGGCATGATACTCAACATTTGACACGTCTTGGTtggaaaacataacattttcaaaacccTGAAAACCTGTTTAGGAAATCTACAGATTAATCTTGGCTagttttatatgttttattaggCAAACTTATTGCGTTATAAAATATTAATTCGCTGCCTATTAAGAATAAAGTATTAggtttgaataaaaatatatatacctatgattaacagtttattaaagtGCACTAATGATTAATTAAACTGTAATGGCTCACTAACATCGATTCTTATTTAATGGATGTTATCCGGATTCATCTTATGCTGAAAGTGGCTATATTTTGAATATTATATTGTGTTGTAGCATGAACTATtagtaaaatattaaaaacaaactttCAAAAAAGAAATCCCAAACACTGAAAATACTgtgttgtatacattttttaaacagcaAACTGAAATCCTCGAACAGTTGATGTGCGTCATAAAAGAGCAAGGCATTATTACGCGTAATCAGCACGCAGTTTTCACACGCTGTTCTATTGTTTACACCATTCcctttatatgtatatatagaaaCCCCTTTATATAGTTATAGTGCAACATTTTGCTCCTGTAACATGAATAGGTAGAACATTTCGAACGCTTAAAATTAGGCTTGCATGTTTTGGATAGCTGTTTTGCGACTGAATAATTTTACGCATTTACAGAAGCCCTAATAATATAAGCTAGCCTTACTTCTAACTATTCATAACTGCACTTGAAGCACCTTCCGTTTTCCGAGTCATAACAAAGGACATATGATTCACTTACCATGTTTGTCCGTGGGGGGGGGAGCAAGCGTTATTGTATTAGTCATAGTGCACGATAGCATTATAAGCAGTCGAGCTAATATCAAATCACCAGTCTTCAAAAGCTCACGCAGACAGCCCCTGGTTCTGTTCACAGAATGTAACTGCGGTCAGAGGTATTTGGAGACGCTGCCATGCCGCTCTGCGCGTAACAGTGTAGTTCCTTCTCGGGCTATTGCACGTTGAAATGTCCACACAGCCGTTTGTCAACCCTGCAGTCCTACTTTTTCTTGTAGGGCTTTCCACCCCCATATGCCAACAAACAGAATTGTTGTCATGGTGCTTCATTTATTAAATCGTTTTAATTGCTATTTCGATTGACAAGCAAGCAATCGTATACAGCGCATTTGTTTGTTGGGAGTTTATTGACCTTACAGCTGAATCCAACCCACTAGCTCATCCAACCTATGAATGGTTAATTTCGACAACCACCAAAAATGTCACCGAGCCATAAATGTAGCAATTTATGTGAAAACATATCAATATAACTATGATGCCATCTGCGCAAAAGTGAATATTATCATTGATGGATAGATGGCCTTTTTCGGTTCTGTGCGTAAAAAAGCTTGGGCTCAGGGAAAAAGGGCCAGCCTCATTGCAATCGATGGCCAGAGCGTTGCTCCTCCTCTAAACTTCAAACTCTGCACATGATTGATGATCTCGGGGAGCTTTGATAATTGACTACTCTGAGGTAAGGCACGGATTTCTATCTAGAGACGGGATTGGACGAAAGAAACATACAAAATGACTTTCTCTACAAaagcttttttctttttggaaaAGTTCATTCTCAACTGAGAGGGGGTGCGCCATATAGTTTACTTTGCTAAACAGTCCCGTTCATAATTAGCAGTTGCCTACGATTAGAAGGTATTACCGAAATAGTTCATACTAGGCATACCGGCTATAACCACAACACAAGATAAGAAGTAAGCGTCATGCTCTTGAATTCAAAACGCATCAGTTATATATTGCAAAGTCGACTTCAGTTAATGTTTTCATGGCTAGATGGGTTGTTAAAgtttagaatattttttgtgAGAAAAAGTAAGAATGAATGTTTATATGTTAATGTCTGTCATATTCATTTAATTATGTCTACTTTTTACACTTAAAGAGTGAGAGGTGCAACGCGTTGGCTATTCTTTTTAATTGCTATAGTGAAAACTAAAATAAGTTAGTCGTGGGTAAATGGCTCGGGTTTTTTCCTATTAGTGCTATATATAGTAGCCTATTCCTTGCCCTGCGTAGGAAACGCGGTTTCGGGTCTAAACGTATTGCAGATTAACCATACTGCGCtagtttggttttatttttgcctCTCGTCTGTTATCAGCAAAGGGAATTGGCTGGGAGTGTAGAAGCTGTGTTGTTTGGCTCCCCCCGTGAGGAGTTGAAGCCGTCCTCGTGCATACTCTGCATATCAGGATttggtctctcctctctttctgtagCTGTTGTAGGACTGGCTATGGCCACCGCTACTTCCGGGTTCCGTCATTTCATTCTCCCGCCGATCAGCGCAGCAAACTGACTCTGTTCTATAAGCAAGCTAGCAGCCAACCTGCCAACACTCGCTGACACTCACTCATCTCAGACCGCGAGATAGACGAAATACCTACGGGAAAAGGAAAGATCTGAATTGCAATCTTTTAATTTctattgctttttctttttacagtaATAAGAAAACAAGATTGCGATCCCGAGGCATAAAGACGACGCGGACTTGCTGGATGAAAACGGGCTAAAAAGATTCATCCTCTCTTGAACATCATCACCAAccatcattcattcattaccTTGACAACCCCtggctttgattgacagctggaGTGGCAAAAAGCCATGAGACACGACAGTTTAGTTACATGCAGGTTGTTGATGGGCCGATTGTAACCTTCAGTTTGGtgcttgacattttttttttggggaaagaggaaaacaaagaaaaattgcAAACTCCTGCTGATGCTTCTGCTTGTACTGTACCACAGTGGAGAATAGGAGAATTCACAAAGTTGGTTGAAAAAGGAATCTTACCACTAAATCACTTTCTAACCGGACTGGGATATTAAATATAGCCTACGACACATCCAGGAGTTTATTGGAGCGCAGCCTAATGGCGCAAAGGGTAGGTTTTAAATCTCCAACACTTACCTATACAAATCCACTATAGGAGGGCCTCCATATCGCTGTTCTCTTGTCAGTGGCGGCAAATTTACAAAGTATTCATATCTAAGCcgttttatttgacatttttgcaGTACCTTTACTCTTCAAGCGGAGTGACAGCCTCTGCTTAACCGACGGTCTCCGCGGCATTCGTGGAGCAGTTTTTAAAGGGACTCCTAAGTAATTCGGTGTTTTGCCAAAGTAACCCACCTTCGGGGATTCAGAACTTTAGAATGTTTTTGGTAATTACAAACCTTATCAATGTATTCACTTGATAGTTTAGCCATGGCAAGTGCCTTTTCTGCAAAAGCAACAGGAATGGCAAGGATTACTTTTTCCAATGCTGGAGTAGTAGCCTAGTTTCACTGTATCGCTTTGACTATAGCCTACTATGAGTTCAGTAATATTTTATCGTCTAACTATATGCACATTTTGGCCACGTTTACGCCTAAATTAAGTTATATTCTCTGACATTGTTCTTGTTTTATTCCAGTACGATGAGCTGGCCCATTATGGTGGAATGGACGGAGTCGGGGTCCCGGCGTCTATGTACGGAGATCCGCATGCTCCACGGCCGCTACCCCAAGTCCATCACTTGAACCATGGACCACCGCTCCATGCCAGCCAGCACTATGGGGCTCACGCACCCCATCCTAGCGTTATGCCCAACAGCATGGGCTCCGCTGTCAACGATGTTTTAAAGAGGGACAAAGATCAAATTTATGGGTACGTGGACTATAAGTACATACTGTAActtattgttaatatttttaGGCTTTCGGGGTATTTTGATAAACGTTTTAGTTGTTTCAAAAGTTAACCCAGGATATTTTTTTGAATGTTTACAGGTGCAGTCTAGGtaatacattaacaaaattttatatttttagaaaaaagtgtttaaaaaacCTAGAGGTCTAAGTTTACAGGCCTAGAATTCTCCACATATTACAACATATATGTAAAAATACTAGCAAAATACTAACATTATACACAAAAACGAACCCCTTACTAAACAAAAGGGTGCATCTCATTTACAATGTGCTTAAAATtcattgaaaaaatataataaacacgTAGGGACATTTATAACACTGCATTTTGCCATGGATGTGCCCAAATCatattcataaaatacatttggaaaagtcAGATCTGTTAAAAGTGGTTTAAATTATGCCTGACAAATTCGTCACTATTTACACTCCTTGATATCCTTAGTTATACGCAGAACATGAGCTTGCGGTGTCGCCATGTGATTAACTTGTGTTAAGCCTGTGTGGAGGAGCTGCCTGCCGGGTTGTGCTCAGGCTCTGTTTCCGCTCTTGCAGACATCCATTATTCCCGCTGCTCGCGCTGGTTTTTGAGAAGTGCGAGCTGGCGACGTGCACTCCGAGGGAGCCTGGAGTAGCAGGCGGCGATGTCTGCTCCTCCGACTCCTTCAACGAGGACATCGCAGTTTTTGCCAAACAGGTCATTTTTTTTGATCGCTTTCACAAAACATAACAGGAAATTCCAAGTGCTCACGCCACACGTAGCTTATTTGTTAACTTTTTACATATTTCACTTTTGGGGATATTAAGTTAAGTTTAaggtaaacatttgaaaataaaaagggagTTATATAACGTCGATGTTAACACGATAATGCACTGGAAAATTGACTCGTATGAAATGCACAGATAATATAacttaaaattgttttattaactgaggtaaaatatatttgtagattttattcACGATTTAATTCACTGTAAGAAGTAGACTAGGATTAACTAATTATCTTTGGTGTTTTTCTAGGTCCGAGCAGAAAAACCTTTATTTTCATCTAATCCAGAATTGGACAATTTGGTAAGCTCTATGCACGACCACGTTTGCCTTTCCCTTGTTGTTGTGGCTGTTACAACTTGTTTTGGACTTAATCCATACTCTTGTGTTACCGGAATCGCAAAGCAAATATGTGAGGATTTGATGCAAAAGCACAACACAGACGTTAGGTATCTTCAAAGTAATCGAGGGCTCTCGAGTGGCACAGCAGTACGCGGCCTAAAGGAGGCCGAGAGGGAAACCTCTGATTAGGCTAAAACGCGCTGGGACTCGCTGGGCGAGTCCTGCTCCAATACGCTATGGTCACTCATTGGGAGCAATGGGGCTGCATTTGCCGCTTTCATAGTTCAGTTGCTGTTGCATAATGTAGCCCATGTTATTTGGCTCGGTTTACCAATTGTGTCTTGCTTAATTCAGTTGTTAATCCTAAACATTTGTATCTTCCAAGAGTTTAATGAATAGCCCGTACAATATCACATACCAGGATAAATGTTGGAAACATAACTTAAACTGAgaacttgttttgttttatgaagcGGAAATAACAATCCATGCTTATATATTATACTTACGTATTATAATTTATGACATTAATAAATATTTGTCTtgcatttttctgttttcagatgATACAAGCCATACAAGTATTACGATTTCATCTTTTGGAATTAGAAAAGGTAAAATATATTACAacaatattcatattattatttagttTATTGGACCGTTATGTGAGACATTGTCAGCTCTAGATTCTGCCTGTAAGGCGTTGTATTTATATAAGCCGTAAAGTATCTCAGTTTATTGAACAAATGTGAATGTATTGATTTTTCCTCCTGAATAAGAGATAATATATGACATGTAGGcctaacaaattattttaagaaCGGTATTCATATTCAAACATTTACATAGGctgtattatttaatattataattcgaataaaataattaagatTTAATAATACTCTTACTCTTGGACCTATACATTGAACGGAaaatttgtcatttttcttATCTTAATATCACAGATTTTAGGTCTAGAGATTTGGTCTCAGCTGGTTATTTTCTGTCTGTAAACGCGaggtgtttattttttgctgtaCAACTTGTTGCTCTAGTCTCAAGAGAATAATAAGCTCTGCAACAATTTCACTATTGTTTCCTTGACTTGGCCGATAATGCCCCTTAATTGTAGTTATTCTTGGACTGCCTGCGCCGTTTCCTCATcctgaatatatttttattttctccttgTTCTATAGGTGCACGAGCTTTGCGACAATTTTTGCCACCGGTACATCAGTTGTTTGAAAGGAAAAATGCCAATAGATTTAGTTATTGATGAGCGGGATGGCAGCTCAAAGTCAGACCACGAAGAGCTCTCAGGATCTTCAACCAACCTAGCGGATCACGTAAGTTGGATAATAGCTTATATACCGTTATAAAAACTGTATCAGAAAGTTATAGAAGTCGGTTAAGGCGTCGGTTTTTTGGATGAACCGTTGTCTGTTATTAGTATTGAAGTAGCGTTTTCATTATTAATTTCTGAGATGTTatgaattgtttaaaatgtgtttatttcagtttaattctATGGTATGAACTGTCATTTAGCCTCCGTTTCACTGGTCCACACACCTAAGCAGTAGGCTATAGGCCTGTTGATGCATGCTGCGGATGCGTTTTGGAGAtcaatatttttaggtcaaaaGTCAGTTGTGATACAATGCAGTGAATATTATTGTTTTAGTCTTTTGATTATGAGCGTTCATGAGTTCACtgattgtgtatgtttgtgcgtTCGCGCCACCTTCTATGGcgcgcgggtgtgtgtgtgtgcgtgcttgtgtatgttttttgtacgtgtgcgtttgtgtgtgttgtggggttTTCCTAGTTTTTATATATGGCCGCCGCGCACGTTGTGGACTTTTGGACAATGAATGTGAAAGCTAAATGTGAAAGCGATTATGTTTTTCTCAAAATTACCATACAAAAGCACGTGTTTGGAGTGGCctaatgttaaaaataaaaaagcataatTTCGAGACACTATGTTTGAGTCGATAACGATTTGGAGCTTGTGTAAAAACGATGTCGAATTGGACTTCAGAAAGGGAGAAAGTGATAGCCTATTCAGTAGGAGACCTTATGGGCTAACATCAATGTCAAGTTCATAATGTGGTATTTGGCCTACCTCACGGCTTAAAAGTGCAGCAGTGACGTTACTGTTGATGTTAATGTGTTTAATTGTTTCTTATTGATCGCCCTGTGATTTTGCTCTGCAGTCGCTCTCGCTCCTCTGTGCCCCCATTTTATGGCCTTGAGGCTCCATAATACTGAATTCAATTATATGCACCTGAAGTACAGTGCCTTTAAATTTTAAGATCGATCCCATTCCTTAAACGTGCCTTTTTCGGTGTAATGAACGGAACGTCATAAAAATTGGTGCActgtatacatgcataatgtAAAGCTGATAATTCATTATTGATTCATATCTGGCATCAGGTGTAGTATAGTATCCATATTTGGGAGTACGTTTTGGTAAATTCAGGATGTGTATATCGTGACAGAGTGACTGGTTA
This window contains:
- the meis2a gene encoding homeobox protein Meis2a isoform X4, with amino-acid sequence MAQRYDELAHYGGMDGVGVPASMYGDPHAPRPLPQVHHLNHGPPLHASQHYGAHAPHPSVMPNSMGSAVNDVLKRDKDQIYGHPLFPLLALVFEKCELATCTPREPGVAGGDVCSSDSFNEDIAVFAKQVRAEKPLFSSNPELDNLMIQAIQVLRFHLLELEKVHELCDNFCHRYISCLKGKMPIDLVIDERDGSSKSDHEELSGSSTNLADHNPASWRDHDDATSTHSAGTPGPSSGGHASQSGDNSSEQGDGLDNSVASPGTGDDDDPDKDKKRQKKRGIFPKVATNIMRAWLFQHLTHPYPSEEQKKQLAQDTGLTILQVNNWFINARRRIVQPMIDQSNRAGFLLDPSVSQGAAYSPEGQPMGSFVLDGQQHMGIRPAGPMSGMGMNMGMDGQWHYM
- the meis2a gene encoding homeobox protein Meis2a isoform X5, giving the protein MAQRYDELAHYGGMDGVGVPASMYGDPHAPRPLPQVHHLNHGPPLHASQHYGAHAPHPSVMPNSMGSAVNDVLKRDKDQIYGHPLFPLLALVFEKCELATCTPREPGVAGGDVCSSDSFNEDIAVFAKQVRAEKPLFSSNPELDNLMIQAIQVLRFHLLELEKVHELCDNFCHRYISCLKGKMPIDLVIDERDGSSKSDHEELSGSSTNLADHNPASWRDHDDATSTHSAGTPGPSSGGHASQSGDNSSEQGDGLDNSVASPGTGDDDDPDKDKKRQKKRGIFPKVATNIMRAWLFQHLTHPYPSEEQKKQLAQDTGLTILQVNNWFINARRRIVQPMIDQSNRAVSQGAAYSPEGQPMGSFVLDGQQHMGIRPAGPMSGMGMNMGMDGQWHYM